From Haloarcula hispanica ATCC 33960, the proteins below share one genomic window:
- a CDS encoding branched-chain amino acid ABC transporter permease has product MPERVDRDGTPAYRFLGVEVTRREAAFLVIGVVFLFVIPDIAGLSDSLQLSVIHQGLLFGFAAVGLNLLLRHTKLTSFGHAAFFGTGAYATAVLARYAGVQSVGLLLLGAIAAATVMAAIIGVLSLRHTGLYFALLTLAFGQLLYAIALGQSALGGSDGLPIRPGPANQPLLFGTAFSPDVYQILTYYLTVVVILIGLFVMYRITQSPFRNALDAIGQERTRARFIGLPVRRYVWAAFVISGIYGGVAGGLYAVVRQYVRPEGTLFFLRSGDILFMAILGGFRTLAGPLIGGVVLVFLQDVGQDVTQYYDFLTGVVLLILVYGFPRGIVGSLRSGGIVNTRLNELRREPSVLSSWGRTAVQSIEQKVAESLTSLRIILFGVD; this is encoded by the coding sequence ATGCCGGAGCGCGTCGACCGTGACGGGACGCCAGCGTATCGCTTCCTCGGGGTCGAGGTGACCCGCCGGGAGGCGGCCTTCCTCGTCATCGGGGTCGTGTTCCTGTTCGTCATCCCGGACATCGCGGGCCTCTCCGACAGCCTCCAGCTCAGCGTCATCCATCAGGGCCTGCTGTTCGGCTTCGCGGCGGTCGGGCTGAACCTCCTGCTTCGGCACACGAAGCTCACGTCGTTCGGCCACGCGGCCTTCTTCGGCACCGGCGCGTACGCGACCGCAGTGCTGGCCCGCTACGCCGGCGTCCAGAGCGTCGGCCTGCTGTTGCTCGGGGCCATCGCCGCCGCGACGGTGATGGCGGCCATCATCGGAGTGCTATCCCTGCGACACACCGGGCTGTACTTCGCCCTCCTGACGCTGGCCTTCGGCCAGCTCCTGTACGCCATCGCGCTCGGCCAGAGCGCGCTCGGCGGGAGCGACGGGCTCCCGATCCGGCCGGGGCCGGCGAACCAGCCGCTCCTGTTCGGGACCGCGTTTAGCCCCGACGTGTACCAGATCTTGACGTATTACCTGACAGTGGTCGTCATCCTCATCGGCCTGTTCGTGATGTACCGCATCACGCAGTCGCCGTTCCGAAACGCCCTCGACGCCATCGGGCAGGAACGGACCCGGGCGCGGTTCATCGGCCTGCCGGTCCGCCGCTACGTCTGGGCCGCGTTCGTCATCTCGGGCATCTACGGCGGCGTCGCGGGCGGGCTGTACGCCGTCGTCCGCCAGTACGTCCGTCCGGAGGGGACGCTGTTTTTCCTCCGGTCCGGTGACATCCTGTTCATGGCGATTCTGGGTGGGTTCCGGACGCTTGCCGGCCCGCTCATCGGCGGTGTCGTCCTCGTCTTCCTGCAGGACGTTGGGCAGGACGTGACCCAGTACTACGATTTCCTGACGGGCGTAGTGCTCCTGATCCTGGTGTACGGCTTCCCGCGGGGAATCGTCGGCTCGCTCCGGTCCGGCGGCATCGTCAACACGCGGCTCAATGAACTGCGTCGAGAACCCTCCGTCCTGTCATCGTGGGGCCGGACCGCCGTGCAATCGATAGAGCAGAAGGTGGCCGAGTCGCTGACCAGCCTGCGGATAATCCTCTTCGGAGTCGACTGA
- a CDS encoding branched-chain amino acid ABC transporter permease, which produces MAVTPTAALVQTLNGIQFGFILFMIASGLTVILGILDVLNLAHGELFSIGAYTAIGVFGFIIGIVGPPGGGVVGTAVFVLAVLAAVLVTAAILLPVGTLFEAVFLRQIYDRDQVYQLVLTFALLLILLDVKKVIWGDSSIRTDAVYSAINTIPTSELVGLNYPTYNVFVILVGSVVVVGLFWFFERTKTGRIIRATAIDREMATAIGVSTDRVFTLVFALGAFLAGFAGAMAVPPTSATLEMGTNPLVLSFVVIVIGGLGSLRGAFVGALLVGVIRSWMITLYPPGEIAAPFAIMALILLVKPEGLFGTWGETA; this is translated from the coding sequence ATGGCCGTAACACCCACAGCCGCGCTCGTCCAGACGCTCAACGGCATCCAGTTCGGGTTCATCCTGTTCATGATCGCCTCAGGACTGACCGTCATCCTGGGCATCCTGGACGTCCTGAACCTGGCCCACGGAGAGTTGTTCTCCATCGGCGCGTACACCGCCATCGGCGTGTTCGGGTTTATCATCGGCATCGTCGGCCCACCGGGTGGCGGCGTCGTCGGTACCGCCGTGTTCGTTCTCGCGGTCCTCGCAGCCGTTCTGGTGACGGCAGCCATCCTCCTCCCCGTCGGGACCCTCTTCGAAGCAGTGTTCCTGCGCCAGATTTACGACCGCGACCAGGTGTACCAGCTGGTGCTGACCTTCGCCCTCCTGCTCATACTCCTCGACGTGAAGAAGGTCATCTGGGGGGACAGCTCGATACGGACCGACGCCGTCTACAGCGCCATCAACACGATTCCGACGAGCGAACTCGTCGGGCTGAACTACCCGACTTACAACGTGTTCGTCATCCTCGTCGGGTCGGTCGTCGTCGTCGGCCTGTTCTGGTTCTTCGAGCGCACGAAAACCGGCCGTATCATCCGCGCGACCGCCATCGACCGCGAGATGGCGACCGCCATCGGCGTCAGCACCGACCGCGTGTTCACGCTCGTGTTCGCGCTCGGTGCGTTCCTCGCCGGTTTCGCCGGTGCGATGGCAGTCCCGCCGACGTCGGCAACGCTCGAAATGGGCACCAATCCGCTGGTACTGTCCTTCGTCGTCATCGTCATCGGCGGCCTCGGCAGCCTCCGTGGCGCGTTCGTCGGGGCGCTTCTGGTCGGTGTCATCCGGAGCTGGATGATCACGCTGTACCCGCCGGGCGAAATCGCCGCCCCGTTCGCCATTATGGCGCTCATCCTGCTGGTCAAGCCCGAGGGCCTGTTCGGGACGTGGGGTGAGACAGCGTGA
- a CDS encoding ABC transporter substrate-binding protein, whose translation MEQTTTDHDTGGIGRRQLLSAVGGSAVAAALAGCSTLLSDGETADQGGQSGGEISDEPIQAGLLTFTRGAPGVLGIQAQRGAELAVQRINEAGGVGGQREIELDVVNEGSNPLDSYNQFIEEGKEVTFGPISSGTHSQIAPEVEKNEIINVSTDGTVTTLYEETVPDPTYSFRFQNYDIMEVVTMAREAVERIGADNISTVAGVNPSYSFGEDEMRVFTQAIQKLTDAEIVYEGFPELGASDMSNHITSINNEEPDVTFSSLWGGDVTTFVRQANANDMFENTTVFGTTLYSAAGDVPGDALAGTDIYSGSRNYYWGLPALGNWQPGRELFDAATQQEGVTVPTAHYMSGYGAVTAWATATEKAIDLLGTYPSQEQIAQVLEGHGFFTPAGYHNIAEDHQGASNSFAGQMVYDDDLGAARLDDVNTYAATETAPPPGVTGSDWLDSWSA comes from the coding sequence ATGGAACAAACGACAACGGACCATGACACTGGTGGCATCGGCAGGCGACAACTGCTCTCCGCCGTCGGCGGCTCGGCCGTCGCCGCAGCACTCGCTGGCTGCTCGACGCTGCTGAGCGACGGTGAAACAGCGGACCAGGGCGGGCAGTCCGGCGGTGAGATTTCCGACGAACCGATACAGGCCGGGTTGTTGACGTTCACGCGTGGCGCACCGGGCGTACTCGGGATTCAGGCCCAGCGCGGGGCCGAACTCGCCGTCCAGCGCATCAACGAAGCGGGCGGTGTCGGTGGACAACGCGAAATCGAACTGGACGTCGTCAACGAGGGGTCGAACCCGCTCGACAGCTACAACCAGTTCATCGAGGAGGGAAAAGAGGTCACGTTCGGCCCGATTTCCAGCGGCACGCACAGCCAGATCGCCCCCGAAGTCGAGAAAAACGAGATCATCAACGTCAGCACCGACGGGACGGTGACGACGCTCTACGAGGAGACCGTCCCTGACCCGACCTACTCCTTCCGTTTCCAGAACTACGACATCATGGAGGTGGTGACGATGGCCCGCGAGGCCGTCGAGCGCATCGGTGCGGACAACATCTCGACCGTCGCCGGGGTCAACCCCAGCTACTCCTTCGGCGAGGACGAGATGCGGGTGTTCACGCAGGCAATCCAGAAACTCACGGACGCCGAAATCGTCTACGAGGGGTTCCCGGAACTCGGAGCCAGCGACATGTCGAACCACATCACCTCGATCAACAACGAGGAGCCGGACGTGACCTTCTCCAGCCTGTGGGGCGGCGACGTGACGACATTCGTGCGACAAGCGAACGCCAACGACATGTTCGAGAACACGACGGTGTTCGGCACGACGCTGTACAGCGCGGCCGGCGACGTGCCGGGCGATGCACTGGCCGGGACGGACATCTACTCCGGGTCGCGCAACTACTACTGGGGCCTGCCGGCGCTCGGTAACTGGCAGCCCGGCCGCGAGTTGTTCGACGCCGCGACACAGCAGGAGGGCGTGACCGTCCCGACCGCACACTACATGAGCGGCTACGGCGCGGTCACCGCTTGGGCGACGGCCACCGAGAAGGCCATCGACCTGCTGGGGACCTACCCCAGCCAGGAGCAGATCGCGCAGGTCCTGGAGGGCCACGGCTTCTTCACGCCGGCCGGCTACCACAACATCGCCGAGGACCACCAGGGAGCGTCGAACTCCTTCGCCGGGCAGATGGTGTACGACGACGACCTCGGCGCGGCCAGGCTCGACGACGTGAACACCTACGCGGCGACCGAGACCGCGCCGCCGCCGGGCGTCACCGGCAGCGACTGGCTGGATAGCTGGAGCGCCTGA
- a CDS encoding SDR family oxidoreductase yields the protein MASSTSHERLEVEPIDESSILFVDDDHYTSDTVCLVTGGGSGIGRATALAMAANGVTAVATDIDEDGLAEVADTAADLDLDGAVETVAGDLANDADIESIVETAASHGTVRYLANIAGLQHIDAIEDFPMETYDQMHDVMLRAPLALSKRVIPHIRGTDDGVGAIGNMASVHGHYVTSDKVAYNVSKFGLRGLTQSIAAEGGDGLRGFSISTGYVKTPLVVDQIPDTAEQRGISVDEVIDDVMLGQARVKEMMDPIDVANLFVFGLSTHADHLNGGDLLFDGGMTTTYE from the coding sequence ATGGCATCCAGCACCTCTCACGAACGGCTCGAAGTCGAGCCCATCGACGAGTCCTCGATACTGTTCGTCGACGACGACCACTACACGAGCGACACTGTCTGTCTGGTGACCGGCGGCGGATCGGGCATCGGCCGGGCGACAGCGCTGGCGATGGCCGCCAACGGGGTGACTGCCGTCGCCACGGATATCGACGAAGACGGTCTCGCTGAGGTCGCGGACACGGCGGCGGACCTCGACCTTGATGGGGCCGTCGAGACCGTGGCCGGCGACCTCGCGAACGACGCGGATATCGAGTCCATCGTCGAGACCGCGGCCTCCCACGGCACCGTACGGTATCTCGCGAACATCGCCGGCCTCCAGCACATCGACGCCATCGAGGACTTCCCGATGGAGACGTACGACCAGATGCACGACGTAATGCTTCGCGCGCCGCTCGCGCTGTCGAAGCGCGTCATCCCTCACATCCGCGGGACTGACGACGGCGTAGGTGCCATCGGGAACATGGCATCGGTCCACGGCCATTACGTTACCTCGGATAAGGTGGCCTACAACGTCTCGAAGTTCGGCCTGCGGGGACTGACACAGTCTATCGCCGCGGAAGGCGGTGACGGGCTCCGTGGGTTCTCTATCAGTACCGGCTACGTCAAGACGCCGCTGGTGGTCGACCAGATTCCCGACACCGCCGAGCAACGTGGCATCAGCGTCGACGAGGTCATCGACGACGTGATGCTGGGCCAGGCGCGGGTCAAAGAGATGATGGACCCCATTGACGTGGCGAACCTCTTCGTGTTCGGGCTCTCGACACACGCCGACCATCTCAACGGCGGGGACCTGCTGTTCGACGGCGGCATGACAACGACCTACGAGTGA
- a CDS encoding AMP-binding protein, producing MSEQDHVDSIVHEPSHAFVESTNVWEFMQEYDIDNYDELIERTTTDLPEEPESGVEWFWDLLPEYLDIEFFDAYDEVRDDSEGPQFTDWYPGGTINAAHNVLDRHAARDSPTRNTVALIWEGEPGDVREVTYHELNRQASKVANYLESVGVGTGDTVGLYMPMVPEVASILYGCLKVGAIAVPIFSGFGVDATATRIADAECSVLFTGDGFYRRGSGVHLKESADEAIKQAGEELGTTPVEHTVVYDRLGIADDPDETIRWTRRDEWWDEAIETANDEYAAKELPSNQESMLLYSSGTTGKPKGIVHTHAGALMQAAKEIYFGFDHKPSDRFFWVSDIGWMMGPWTLLGNHAFGGTVFMYEGAPDHPEPDRFWEMIDRHDLTTFGVSPTAIRALRKKGDEWLEGHDLSSLRLLGSTGEPWDPESWQWFHEHVGNEDCPIINISGGTEIMGCFLMPMPIQSLKPCTLGGPGLGMDIDIVDSDGESIADTHERGYLVARDSCPSMTRSLWSGDDRYLHEYWSTWDDVWDHGDWAQKDEDGLWFLHGRSDDVLNVAGRKVGPAEVEGAAMEHDAVNQAAAVGAPDDTTGTAVVLYAVLEPGYEPDDDLRDDIRAAVGEELGKPFRPREVLFVDEFPKTQSGKIIRRAIAGVYRGEDLGDMSSIENPDALDEVREAS from the coding sequence ATGAGCGAACAAGACCACGTAGACTCCATCGTCCACGAACCGAGCCACGCGTTCGTCGAGTCGACGAACGTCTGGGAGTTCATGCAGGAATACGACATCGACAACTACGACGAACTCATCGAGCGAACGACCACGGACCTGCCAGAGGAACCAGAATCCGGCGTCGAGTGGTTCTGGGACCTGCTCCCGGAGTACCTCGACATCGAGTTCTTCGACGCGTACGACGAAGTCCGAGACGATAGTGAGGGACCACAGTTCACCGACTGGTACCCCGGCGGGACCATCAACGCCGCCCACAACGTTCTAGACCGCCACGCTGCGCGGGACAGCCCGACTCGAAACACAGTCGCGCTCATCTGGGAGGGTGAACCCGGCGACGTTCGGGAGGTCACGTACCACGAACTGAACCGGCAGGCCAGCAAGGTGGCGAACTACCTGGAATCCGTCGGCGTCGGCACCGGCGACACTGTCGGCCTGTACATGCCGATGGTCCCCGAGGTGGCGTCGATACTGTACGGCTGTCTCAAGGTCGGCGCGATCGCCGTGCCGATCTTCTCCGGGTTCGGCGTTGACGCGACGGCGACCCGCATCGCCGATGCCGAGTGCTCCGTCCTGTTCACTGGTGACGGCTTCTATCGCCGGGGCTCCGGTGTCCACCTCAAGGAAAGCGCCGACGAGGCCATCAAGCAGGCCGGCGAGGAACTCGGGACGACACCGGTCGAACACACTGTCGTCTATGACCGCCTCGGTATCGCGGACGACCCCGACGAGACGATTCGCTGGACCCGCCGCGACGAGTGGTGGGACGAAGCGATAGAGACCGCCAACGACGAGTACGCGGCGAAGGAACTCCCGAGCAACCAGGAGTCGATGCTGCTGTACTCCTCCGGGACGACCGGGAAACCGAAGGGCATCGTCCACACGCACGCCGGCGCACTCATGCAGGCGGCCAAGGAGATCTACTTCGGGTTCGACCACAAGCCGAGCGACCGCTTCTTCTGGGTGAGCGACATCGGCTGGATGATGGGTCCGTGGACGCTGCTGGGGAACCACGCCTTCGGCGGCACCGTCTTCATGTACGAGGGCGCGCCGGACCACCCCGAACCAGACCGTTTCTGGGAGATGATCGACCGCCACGACCTCACCACGTTCGGCGTCTCGCCGACCGCAATACGGGCACTCCGAAAGAAAGGGGACGAGTGGCTGGAGGGCCACGACCTCTCCAGCCTCCGGTTGCTGGGCTCGACCGGCGAACCCTGGGACCCCGAGAGCTGGCAGTGGTTCCACGAGCACGTCGGCAACGAGGACTGCCCAATCATCAATATCTCCGGCGGAACCGAGATCATGGGCTGTTTCCTCATGCCGATGCCGATTCAATCGCTCAAACCCTGCACACTCGGCGGTCCGGGACTGGGGATGGACATCGACATCGTTGATTCCGATGGCGAATCGATAGCCGACACCCACGAGCGCGGCTATCTGGTCGCCAGGGACTCTTGCCCGTCGATGACCCGGTCGCTCTGGTCGGGCGACGACCGCTACCTGCATGAGTACTGGTCGACCTGGGACGACGTCTGGGACCACGGCGACTGGGCGCAGAAAGACGAGGACGGCCTCTGGTTCCTCCACGGCCGATCGGACGACGTGCTCAACGTCGCCGGGCGGAAGGTCGGGCCGGCGGAGGTCGAGGGTGCGGCTATGGAACACGACGCCGTCAATCAGGCCGCCGCCGTCGGTGCGCCGGACGACACCACCGGCACTGCCGTCGTCCTCTACGCCGTGCTGGAACCCGGCTACGAACCCGACGACGACCTCCGGGACGACATCCGCGCCGCCGTCGGCGAGGAACTCGGCAAGCCGTTCCGGCCCCGAGAAGTACTGTTCGTCGATGAGTTCCCCAAGACCCAGAGCGGGAAAATAATCCGCCGGGCAATCGCCGGCGTCTACCGCGGCGAGGACCTGGGCGACATGTCCAGCATCGAGAACCCGGACGCACTGGACGAGGTCCGCGAGGCGTCGTAG
- a CDS encoding MFS transporter, whose protein sequence is MTDRTDRGVLAGVIFAVLLAQVLLYPGVDRLVRSLGATTDLNASMWFLAAEFGSFVVFAGVWGVLSDATGRRTPFIIGGAGASAVLYALIAWLPGAVSLPFAGVLVLRALQGGATIAAFSLAMTMLMDLGGGHGKNMGAAGIAIGSGTALGAPLGGQLYEIQTTLPLYVASVLSLVVAVAALLVTDRAPSDGRSGLAATVSGLKQRPTLGVPYAFGFIDRLTAGFFALVGTLYFRETFQLGPGETGVMLALFFAPFALLQYPFGVLSDRIGRTAPIVAGSVLYGLTVIGVGQAPTVTIAGAGMVLTGVIGALMAPATMALVSDLAGETERGTAMAGFNIFGSVGFLAGILIGGTVAGAFGYAVAFFVAGGTEVVLAVLALPGLLRLEKPAEDAVGG, encoded by the coding sequence GTGACGGACCGCACAGACCGGGGCGTTCTCGCGGGCGTTATCTTCGCCGTTTTACTGGCGCAGGTCTTGCTGTATCCGGGTGTCGACAGGCTCGTCCGGTCGCTGGGTGCGACGACGGACCTGAACGCCAGCATGTGGTTCCTGGCCGCTGAGTTCGGGTCTTTCGTCGTCTTCGCTGGCGTATGGGGCGTGCTCAGCGACGCCACCGGACGGCGCACGCCGTTCATCATCGGCGGGGCGGGCGCCAGCGCAGTGCTGTACGCCCTCATCGCGTGGCTCCCCGGCGCTGTCTCGCTCCCGTTTGCCGGCGTACTGGTCCTGCGAGCGCTTCAGGGCGGAGCCACCATCGCGGCGTTCTCGCTGGCGATGACGATGCTGATGGATCTCGGCGGCGGCCACGGCAAGAACATGGGGGCGGCAGGCATCGCTATCGGCAGTGGAACGGCGCTCGGTGCGCCACTGGGCGGCCAACTGTACGAAATCCAGACCACGCTCCCGCTGTACGTGGCGAGCGTGCTGTCGCTCGTCGTCGCAGTGGCCGCCCTGCTCGTGACCGACCGCGCACCGTCGGACGGGCGGTCGGGCCTGGCTGCGACCGTGTCCGGGCTCAAACAGCGACCGACCCTCGGCGTGCCGTACGCCTTCGGGTTCATCGACCGGCTCACCGCGGGGTTTTTCGCGCTTGTCGGAACCCTGTACTTCAGGGAGACGTTCCAACTGGGACCCGGCGAAACCGGCGTCATGCTGGCGCTGTTTTTCGCGCCGTTCGCCCTCCTGCAGTACCCCTTCGGCGTGCTCTCGGACCGCATCGGTCGAACCGCACCCATCGTCGCCGGATCGGTACTGTACGGGCTCACCGTTATCGGCGTCGGGCAAGCGCCGACGGTGACCATCGCCGGTGCGGGGATGGTACTGACCGGTGTCATCGGCGCACTGATGGCTCCGGCGACAATGGCGCTCGTTTCGGACCTCGCCGGCGAGACGGAGCGCGGGACCGCTATGGCCGGGTTCAACATCTTCGGTAGCGTCGGCTTCCTCGCCGGCATCCTCATCGGCGGTACCGTCGCGGGAGCCTTCGGCTACGCAGTCGCGTTCTTTGTCGCCGGCGGGACAGAAGTCGTCCTCGCGGTGCTCGCGCTCCCTGGATTACTCCGGCTGGAGAAGCCGGCCGAGGACGCCGTCGGGGGCTGA
- a CDS encoding phosphoadenosine phosphosulfate reductase family protein, translated as MSESAEFPDYLDVDYTDGEGEDPEEYPTVNHKIEKAIEVTKTGLEEYENPVVMWTGGKDSTLTLYFVKEVAERFDLEVPPVVFIDHYQHFDELIDFVEHWADEWDLDVIWARNEDVGNYVDENGLEPGDDIPVDELSEHNQHHIRNILEYEEDTFPFLLDTYVGNHLLKTVALNDTIEEHDVDGILSGIRWDEQESRADETFFSPRHDPDIYPPHDRIQSILQFAEADVWEAFWNFVVPDTVEGYPDDGYVPQGQDDLPEGIEKEDVPVSPKYFAGFRSLGSEVSTDKSAEEPAWLQDMANTTERAGRAQDKEDLMERLRDLGYM; from the coding sequence ATGTCCGAATCAGCAGAGTTCCCGGACTATCTGGACGTTGATTACACTGACGGGGAAGGCGAAGACCCCGAAGAGTACCCGACTGTCAACCACAAGATCGAGAAGGCAATCGAGGTCACGAAGACCGGCCTCGAAGAGTACGAGAACCCTGTCGTGATGTGGACCGGCGGCAAGGACTCGACGCTGACGCTGTACTTCGTCAAGGAAGTCGCCGAGCGCTTCGACCTCGAAGTACCCCCGGTCGTCTTCATCGACCACTATCAGCACTTCGACGAACTCATCGACTTCGTCGAACACTGGGCCGACGAGTGGGACCTCGACGTCATCTGGGCGCGCAACGAGGACGTGGGCAACTACGTCGACGAAAACGGCCTCGAACCGGGTGACGACATCCCCGTCGACGAACTCTCTGAGCACAACCAGCACCACATTCGGAACATCCTCGAATACGAGGAGGACACGTTCCCGTTCCTGCTCGACACCTACGTCGGCAACCACCTCCTGAAGACGGTGGCGCTCAACGACACTATCGAGGAGCACGACGTCGACGGCATCCTGTCGGGCATCCGCTGGGACGAGCAGGAGTCCCGCGCCGACGAGACGTTCTTCTCGCCGCGTCACGACCCGGACATCTACCCGCCGCACGACCGCATCCAGTCGATTCTCCAGTTCGCGGAAGCCGACGTGTGGGAGGCCTTCTGGAACTTCGTCGTCCCGGACACCGTCGAGGGCTACCCGGACGACGGCTACGTCCCGCAGGGACAGGACGACCTGCCTGAGGGCATCGAGAAGGAAGACGTGCCGGTCTCGCCGAAGTACTTCGCCGGATTCCGTTCGCTCGGGAGCGAGGTCAGCACCGACAAGTCCGCCGAAGAGCCCGCTTGGCTGCAGGACATGGCGAACACGACCGAGCGCGCCGGCCGCGCCCAGGACAAGGAAGACCTGATGGAGCGCCTGCGCGACCTCGGCTACATGTAA
- a CDS encoding stage II sporulation protein M, whose translation MDDRPTLPARLFHRWLLRYVPVAALILIVSGLLGYGLGSQVPAEWLQNPGTTGENPFMPAELTTVSLTVNNLGALLVMALGAISLGSMTVLSLVLNGLLIGVVVGIALKQVSPVVVAALIVPHGLIEIPALLIVAAVGLRFGWRTIQYIRGRTDELVTGQDLREAGWLLATAAVLIVIAAYIEANLTIEIASRFTDADLSGITPA comes from the coding sequence ATGGACGACCGCCCAACCCTCCCGGCTCGCCTCTTTCACCGCTGGCTGTTGCGCTATGTCCCTGTAGCCGCGCTGATCCTGATAGTCAGTGGACTCCTCGGGTACGGACTCGGCAGTCAGGTACCCGCCGAGTGGCTTCAGAACCCCGGAACGACCGGCGAGAATCCCTTCATGCCGGCTGAGCTCACGACAGTCTCTCTGACCGTTAACAACCTCGGGGCGTTGCTCGTGATGGCACTCGGCGCTATCTCGCTCGGTTCGATGACGGTCCTGTCGCTCGTCTTGAACGGCCTGCTCATCGGGGTCGTCGTCGGTATCGCACTCAAGCAGGTCTCGCCCGTCGTCGTCGCCGCACTCATCGTCCCACATGGCCTCATCGAGATCCCCGCACTGCTCATCGTCGCCGCCGTCGGGCTCCGGTTCGGGTGGCGCACGATACAGTACATCCGCGGCCGCACGGACGAACTGGTCACCGGACAGGATCTCCGGGAAGCCGGCTGGCTGCTTGCGACGGCCGCCGTACTAATCGTGATTGCGGCCTACATCGAAGCGAACCTCACAATCGAAATCGCGTCACGGTTCACGGACGCCGATCTCTCGGGCATCACGCCAGCGTAG
- a CDS encoding DUF7110 family protein: MTSRVYRLHSTLELPLEDAYDFFEDPDLPPEIADIDITRRNNTLIVSAVAKDDSMSKYTPTAQLKASVTENRVYEEDPDEMGPPGAASTGSSGGGPQWGALEEEEEEIESELVEYACFKGDRETVLQNTALQYAMFEVLCEVAKVAEKGTLTAIAAVDEELEAVRIVDGEERPAAINVAEEPRDGEEEEGVNWRDNEFIS, from the coding sequence ATGACCAGCCGCGTATACAGACTTCACTCGACACTTGAACTGCCACTGGAAGACGCCTACGATTTCTTCGAGGATCCGGACCTTCCCCCCGAAATCGCTGACATCGACATCACCCGTCGAAACAATACGCTAATCGTCAGCGCTGTCGCCAAAGACGACTCCATGAGTAAGTACACCCCGACGGCCCAGCTCAAGGCCAGCGTCACGGAGAATCGGGTGTACGAGGAAGACCCCGACGAGATGGGACCGCCCGGGGCCGCGAGTACCGGGAGTTCCGGCGGTGGCCCCCAGTGGGGCGCACTCGAAGAGGAAGAGGAAGAAATCGAGTCCGAACTCGTTGAGTACGCCTGCTTCAAGGGCGACCGCGAGACCGTGCTCCAGAACACAGCGCTCCAGTACGCGATGTTCGAGGTCCTGTGTGAGGTCGCGAAAGTCGCGGAAAAGGGCACGCTGACGGCAATTGCGGCGGTCGACGAGGAACTCGAAGCTGTCCGCATCGTCGATGGGGAAGAGCGACCCGCCGCGATCAACGTTGCAGAGGAACCCCGCGACGGCGAGGAAGAAGAGGGCGTCAACTGGCGCGACAACGAGTTCATCTCGTAA
- a CDS encoding 2Fe-2S iron-sulfur cluster-binding protein yields MTEYTVTFVGTGEEITVSEKETILSRCIEEGIAQEYSCRVGMCLACSAKIVEGSVTQPAARGLTDREREDYALTCMARPQSDLKLDRGKYPPSIEADVDLEDGDPTPADD; encoded by the coding sequence ATGACCGAGTACACGGTGACGTTCGTGGGGACGGGCGAGGAAATCACCGTCTCCGAGAAGGAGACGATTCTCTCGCGGTGTATCGAGGAGGGTATCGCCCAGGAGTACTCCTGCCGCGTGGGGATGTGCCTGGCCTGCTCGGCGAAGATTGTCGAGGGGTCGGTTACCCAGCCTGCCGCCCGCGGACTGACCGACCGGGAACGGGAGGACTACGCACTGACTTGCATGGCGCGGCCGCAGTCGGACCTGAAACTCGACCGCGGGAAGTACCCGCCCAGTATTGAAGCGGATGTCGACCTGGAGGACGGCGATCCCACGCCTGCGGACGACTAG